One genomic segment of Peribacillus sp. FSL H8-0477 includes these proteins:
- a CDS encoding BMP family lipoprotein, which yields MKKRKLGLALSVVLAAGTLLGACGNKEEDTKEKSEGGKDNFKVAMVTDIGGIDDKSFNQSSWEGLQAFGKENGIKEGPDGYTYLQSKSDADYTTNLQKLARQDFNLVFGIGYALAESLTEVADSKKETNFAIVDSVVEKDNVASVNFKEDQGSFLVGVIAGLSTKSNKIGFVGGVDGELINKFETGFIAGVKTVNKTADVNVQYAASFGDAAKGQAIANSMYGSGIDIIYHAAGGTGNGVFSAAKELKKKDPESNVWVIGVDRDQVEEGKVTVDGKDYNVTLTSMVKRVDVAVQDLSKQALEDKFPGGKIIQYGIEENAIMVSDSKDNVSPEALKAVDEYTAKIKSGDQKVPSTRAELKEMGF from the coding sequence TTGAAAAAACGTAAATTAGGCTTAGCGTTGTCCGTCGTTCTTGCTGCTGGTACATTACTTGGTGCTTGTGGGAACAAAGAAGAGGATACAAAAGAAAAATCAGAAGGCGGGAAAGATAACTTTAAAGTAGCTATGGTAACAGATATTGGCGGTATTGATGATAAATCCTTTAACCAATCTTCTTGGGAAGGCTTACAAGCCTTTGGTAAAGAAAATGGAATTAAAGAAGGTCCCGATGGATATACGTACCTACAGTCTAAATCTGATGCTGATTATACAACCAATCTTCAAAAATTAGCTCGTCAAGATTTTAATCTTGTTTTTGGAATTGGATATGCACTTGCAGAATCTTTAACAGAAGTAGCTGACAGCAAAAAAGAGACAAATTTTGCGATCGTTGACTCTGTAGTAGAAAAGGACAATGTTGCAAGCGTTAACTTTAAAGAAGATCAAGGATCATTCCTTGTAGGTGTTATCGCAGGCTTATCTACTAAATCAAACAAAATTGGTTTTGTAGGTGGAGTAGATGGAGAACTTATCAATAAATTTGAAACTGGATTCATTGCCGGTGTTAAAACAGTTAATAAAACGGCCGATGTAAACGTACAGTATGCTGCAAGTTTTGGTGATGCTGCTAAAGGGCAAGCCATTGCAAACAGTATGTATGGATCAGGAATCGATATCATCTACCACGCTGCCGGCGGAACAGGTAATGGTGTATTCTCTGCAGCTAAAGAATTGAAGAAGAAAGATCCTGAAAGCAATGTTTGGGTAATCGGTGTTGACCGTGACCAAGTAGAAGAAGGTAAAGTGACTGTAGATGGAAAAGATTATAATGTAACATTAACTTCAATGGTAAAACGTGTAGATGTTGCTGTTCAAGATTTATCTAAACAAGCTCTTGAAGATAAATTCCCAGGCGGTAAAATCATTCAGTATGGTATTGAAGAAAATGCAATTATGGTCTCGGATTCAAAAGACAATGTTTCTCCAGAAGCATTGAAAGCGGTTGATGAATATACAGCGAAAATTAAATCCGGTGATCAAAAAGTTCCGAGCACACGTGCAGAGCTTAAAGAAATGGGATTTTAA
- a CDS encoding GntR family transcriptional regulator, whose protein sequence is MSIKSDNRHLYLQVIDHLKLDIEKGVYKEKEKLPSEFELAKKLGVSRATLREALRILEEDNVIVRRHGVGTFVNTKPMVSSGIEQLNSVTDMIEQAGMKPGTIFLSSSTQESTDDDTRRFKSNLDSGMVLVERVRTANGKPVVYCVDKIPTDILPESSIQGDESLLDILEKEAGRRISYAVANIEPMGYHEKVSPILECEPEASLLVLKQMHYDSSDEPILYSVNYFKTDMFSFHVLRKRV, encoded by the coding sequence ATGTCTATTAAGTCAGATAACAGGCACTTATATTTACAGGTTATCGATCATTTGAAGCTCGATATTGAAAAGGGTGTTTATAAAGAGAAAGAAAAACTACCCTCTGAATTTGAGCTGGCAAAGAAGCTGGGTGTAAGCCGAGCTACACTGCGTGAGGCCCTGAGAATTCTTGAAGAAGATAATGTAATTGTTCGCAGGCATGGGGTTGGTACTTTTGTGAATACCAAACCGATGGTTTCTTCAGGAATAGAACAACTTAACAGTGTCACTGACATGATTGAACAAGCAGGCATGAAGCCTGGCACTATTTTCTTAAGCTCTTCAACCCAGGAATCAACGGATGACGATACTCGCCGATTTAAGAGTAATTTGGATAGTGGAATGGTTTTAGTCGAGCGTGTCAGGACAGCGAATGGGAAGCCGGTAGTTTATTGTGTGGACAAGATCCCTACAGATATTCTGCCTGAAAGTTCTATTCAGGGTGATGAATCGCTGCTGGATATCTTAGAAAAAGAGGCTGGCAGGAGAATCAGCTATGCTGTAGCGAATATTGAGCCAATGGGCTACCATGAAAAGGTTTCGCCTATTTTGGAATGTGAACCTGAAGCATCGTTGCTTGTCTTAAAACAAATGCATTACGACAGCTCGGATGAACCAATTCTTTATTCAGTTAATTACTTTAAAACGGATATGTTTAGTTTTCATGTCCTTCGTAAGCGTGTCTAA
- a CDS encoding DNA translocase FtsK, with translation MAKNKRKKTKRTDTLKSTMKFEVMGLVLIALAAIAIANLGAVGKSSVLFVRFFMGEWYILLLLGVMVSGFYLMIKRSIPVFLKRQLIGIYFLTASILLLSHVKLFENLAGGGPFEKPSVISNTWELFWMEVRGAASTSDLGGGMFGAILFAASYFLFDQAGSRICVLIFILIGIILLTGKSLGDTLGKVFGTVTRFMSEQWQAFIDDMKTWNQDKKEKKKKERAKPKEVQKPEKRKPVHEEETEQESAEVAAERLISNFADTAYAGVPVPEEPVSSVQKSTEQSKASEENDSPPNITFTEVENKEYSLPPLTLLTEPKKADQSGEYQLIHENAAKLERTFTSFGVKARVTQVHLGPAVTKYEVHPDVGVKVSKIVSLSDDLALALAAKDIRIEAPIPGKSAIGIEVPNAEVAIVSLREVLEAKDVDKPESKLQIGLGRNISGEAVKAELNRMPHLLVAGATGSGKSVCINGIITSILMRAKPHEVKMMMIDPKMVELNVYNGIPHLLAPVVTNPKKAAQALQKVVSEMERRYELFSHTGTRNIEGYNEYVNHFNIEEDDKQPLLPYIVVIVDELADLMMVASSEVEDAITRLAQMARAAGIHLIIATQRPSVDVITGVIKANIPSRIAFSVSSMTDSRTILDMGGAEKLLGQGDMLFLPAGASKPVRVQGAFLSDHEVEEVVEYVISQQKAQYNEEMIPDEIVETTGEVEDDLYQDAVSLIMEMQTASVSMLQRRFRIGYTRAARLIDEMEARGIVGPYEGSKPRHVLVSRDPNSEANLS, from the coding sequence TTGGCGAAAAATAAACGTAAAAAAACAAAACGTACGGATACACTAAAAAGTACGATGAAATTTGAAGTAATGGGTCTCGTATTAATTGCATTAGCGGCCATTGCCATTGCAAATTTAGGAGCTGTAGGAAAAAGCAGTGTATTATTTGTTCGTTTTTTTATGGGTGAATGGTACATCTTACTCCTTTTAGGCGTTATGGTCAGCGGGTTTTATTTAATGATTAAACGATCCATTCCCGTATTCTTAAAACGCCAGCTGATTGGTATTTATTTTCTTACGGCAAGTATTCTGCTTCTCAGTCATGTGAAATTATTTGAGAATTTAGCAGGAGGAGGCCCATTTGAAAAACCGAGTGTCATCAGCAATACTTGGGAATTATTTTGGATGGAAGTTAGAGGAGCCGCGAGTACCAGCGATTTAGGCGGAGGGATGTTTGGGGCAATTCTTTTTGCAGCTTCTTACTTTTTATTTGATCAAGCTGGTTCTAGAATATGTGTCTTGATCTTTATCCTAATCGGAATTATTTTGCTGACGGGGAAATCTCTTGGCGATACGCTGGGAAAAGTGTTTGGGACAGTGACCAGGTTTATGTCTGAACAATGGCAGGCTTTTATAGATGACATGAAGACATGGAATCAAGATAAAAAAGAAAAAAAGAAAAAAGAACGTGCTAAACCAAAAGAAGTACAAAAACCTGAAAAACGAAAACCCGTACACGAAGAGGAAACGGAGCAGGAGTCTGCGGAGGTAGCAGCTGAACGTCTTATTTCTAACTTTGCTGACACAGCCTATGCCGGCGTGCCGGTACCTGAGGAACCCGTTTCAAGTGTTCAAAAGTCGACCGAACAAAGCAAGGCATCGGAAGAAAATGATTCACCGCCAAATATAACGTTTACTGAAGTAGAAAATAAAGAATACAGCCTTCCACCCTTAACCTTACTTACTGAACCAAAAAAAGCAGATCAAAGTGGTGAATATCAATTAATTCATGAAAACGCAGCGAAATTGGAAAGAACCTTCACAAGTTTTGGTGTCAAAGCAAGAGTGACACAAGTACACCTAGGTCCTGCGGTTACCAAATATGAAGTTCATCCCGATGTCGGTGTAAAAGTGTCTAAAATTGTTAGTCTCTCAGATGACTTAGCGCTAGCCTTAGCTGCAAAAGATATCAGGATTGAAGCACCCATCCCTGGTAAGTCAGCCATTGGTATTGAAGTGCCAAATGCTGAAGTGGCCATTGTTTCTTTGAGAGAAGTTTTAGAGGCAAAGGACGTAGATAAGCCTGAATCGAAGCTGCAAATTGGACTAGGACGAAATATTTCTGGTGAAGCGGTCAAGGCTGAATTAAATAGAATGCCCCATCTTCTTGTAGCAGGTGCAACTGGAAGCGGGAAATCCGTCTGTATTAATGGAATTATCACGAGTATTTTAATGCGGGCTAAACCTCACGAAGTCAAGATGATGATGATTGACCCTAAAATGGTAGAACTGAATGTCTATAATGGAATTCCACATTTATTGGCTCCTGTGGTAACGAATCCTAAAAAAGCAGCTCAGGCTTTGCAAAAAGTTGTTAGTGAAATGGAGCGCCGATATGAGCTCTTTTCACATACTGGAACCCGTAATATTGAAGGCTATAATGAATATGTGAATCATTTTAATATTGAGGAAGATGATAAGCAGCCATTGCTTCCTTATATTGTCGTAATTGTCGATGAGCTGGCAGATTTAATGATGGTCGCTTCTTCTGAGGTAGAAGATGCTATTACGCGATTAGCTCAAATGGCTCGTGCAGCGGGAATTCATTTAATTATTGCGACACAGCGTCCATCTGTCGATGTTATTACCGGAGTCATTAAAGCAAACATACCATCTCGGATTGCCTTTAGTGTATCTTCAATGACGGATTCCCGAACCATACTTGATATGGGGGGAGCAGAGAAACTCCTAGGTCAAGGCGATATGCTATTCTTGCCGGCAGGGGCATCCAAACCCGTCCGCGTGCAAGGGGCATTTCTTTCAGATCATGAAGTAGAAGAAGTGGTCGAATATGTAATATCACAGCAAAAAGCTCAATATAACGAAGAAATGATACCAGATGAAATTGTAGAAACAACAGGGGAAGTCGAAGACGATCTATATCAGGATGCGGTTTCTTTAATTATGGAGATGCAGACAGCTTCAGTGTCGATGCTTCAGAGACGTTTCAGGATAGGCTATACAAGAGCAGCAAGGTTAATCGATGAGATGGAAGCGAGAGGAATTGTCGGTCCTTACGAAGGAAGTAAGCCAAGACATGTCTTAGTTTCTAGAGATCCAAATAGTGAAGCAAATTTATCATAG
- a CDS encoding DUF6509 family protein: MKYFFWKDDYMLTITGYKVEKLKDPFDILTGDRYELFLDIEVPEDDELASEKGLYIRVLYVVDDNTSKVVKYDLLERETEQLLEFDLEDDELAMVAQFCKEHLKEEEL, encoded by the coding sequence ATGAAATATTTTTTTTGGAAGGATGATTACATGTTAACCATTACTGGTTATAAAGTTGAAAAATTAAAAGACCCGTTTGATATCTTAACTGGGGATCGCTATGAACTATTCCTTGATATCGAGGTGCCTGAAGATGATGAACTGGCAAGTGAAAAAGGATTGTACATACGTGTTCTTTATGTTGTAGACGACAACACTTCTAAAGTTGTAAAATATGACCTGTTAGAGCGTGAAACTGAACAATTATTAGAATTTGATTTAGAAGATGATGAATTAGCCATGGTCGCTCAATTTTGCAAAGAACATTTAAAAGAAGAAGAATTGTAA
- a CDS encoding ABC transporter ATP-binding protein, which translates to MEHIIEMLNIRKEFPGIVANDNITLQLKKGEIHALLGENGAGKSTLMNVLFGLYQPEEGEIRVNGEPVKITNPNIANDLGIGMVHQHFMLVDPFTVTENIILGKEPSKAGQINLKKAKKEVRELSEQYHLHVDPDAKIADISVGMQQRVEILKTLYRGAEILIFDEPTAVLTPQEIKELISIMKALVKEGKSIILITHKLKEIMEVCDRVTIIRKGKGIGTVNVNETNPEELASLMVGREVVFKTVKKEASPTDVVLAIEELKVKDSRGIEAVKNLSLTVRSGEIVGIAGVDGNGQSELIEAITGLKKVTDGKIKLKNKEIQNLKPRKITESGIAHIPQDRHKHGLVLDYTIGENMVLQTYYQEPISKMGILNDKNVYDKARKLIKEFDVRTPDEYTPARALSGGNQQKAIIGREVDRNPDLLIAAQPTRGLDVGAIEFIHQRLIEQRDHGKAVLLISFELDEIMNISDRIAVIYEGEIVAIVNPKETTEQELGLLMAGSKRKEAGDTANV; encoded by the coding sequence GTGGAACATATTATTGAGATGCTCAATATCCGTAAGGAATTCCCTGGAATCGTTGCGAATGACAATATTACTCTGCAGTTGAAAAAAGGAGAAATTCATGCTCTATTAGGGGAAAATGGAGCAGGAAAATCAACTCTGATGAACGTTTTGTTTGGATTGTACCAACCTGAGGAAGGCGAAATTCGCGTAAATGGAGAACCTGTTAAGATTACTAATCCTAACATTGCCAATGATCTTGGCATTGGAATGGTTCATCAGCATTTTATGCTAGTCGATCCTTTTACGGTCACCGAAAATATTATTCTCGGAAAAGAACCATCCAAAGCTGGACAGATTAATTTGAAAAAAGCAAAAAAAGAAGTTAGAGAGTTATCTGAGCAATATCATTTACATGTTGACCCAGATGCGAAAATTGCCGATATATCTGTAGGTATGCAGCAACGTGTCGAAATTTTAAAAACATTATATCGAGGAGCAGAAATTCTAATATTTGACGAGCCGACTGCTGTTCTTACGCCTCAAGAAATTAAAGAATTGATTTCTATTATGAAGGCACTTGTGAAAGAAGGAAAATCGATTATCCTCATTACTCATAAGCTTAAGGAAATTATGGAGGTTTGTGATCGAGTTACCATTATTCGTAAAGGAAAAGGAATTGGGACTGTTAACGTCAATGAAACGAACCCAGAAGAACTTGCTAGTTTAATGGTAGGTAGAGAAGTAGTTTTCAAAACAGTCAAAAAAGAAGCCAGCCCCACAGATGTTGTTTTAGCAATAGAAGAGTTAAAGGTAAAGGACTCTAGAGGGATTGAAGCAGTTAAAAACTTATCTCTTACGGTTCGATCCGGAGAAATTGTCGGGATTGCAGGTGTAGATGGTAATGGACAGTCGGAACTAATTGAAGCGATTACAGGATTGAAAAAAGTTACCGATGGAAAGATCAAGCTGAAAAATAAGGAAATTCAGAATTTAAAACCAAGAAAAATAACTGAATCCGGTATCGCACATATTCCCCAAGATCGTCATAAGCATGGTTTGGTCCTTGATTATACAATTGGAGAAAATATGGTGTTACAAACCTATTATCAAGAACCTATCTCCAAAATGGGGATTTTAAATGATAAGAATGTGTATGACAAAGCAAGAAAACTAATTAAAGAATTTGATGTTCGTACCCCAGATGAGTATACTCCGGCGAGAGCGCTGTCGGGAGGTAATCAACAAAAAGCGATTATTGGCCGGGAAGTCGATCGTAATCCGGATCTACTAATTGCTGCACAGCCTACCCGAGGTCTAGACGTAGGAGCGATTGAATTTATTCATCAACGTCTTATTGAGCAGCGTGACCATGGGAAAGCGGTATTGCTGATTTCGTTTGAATTAGATGAAATTATGAACATCAGCGATCGAATTGCAGTGATTTATGAAGGTGAAATTGTGGCTATTGTTAACCCTAAAGAAACTACAGAACAAGAACTAGGGCTGCTTATGGCAGGAAGTAAGCGTAAAGAAGCGGGGGATACAGCAAATGTCTAA
- a CDS encoding ABC transporter permease, protein MSNKLKMISIPVLSVVLGFIAGAIIMLVSGYDPVAGYSAMVTGIVGDSFNLGESVRQIIPYILAGLAVAFAFRTGLFNIGVEGQLIVGWLASVWVGITFDLPAIIHLPVAVLAGGLAGALWAFIPGILKAKFRVHEVIVSIMLNYTALHVTNYIINNVLTDKMDKTGVIKDTASLRSPFFESLTEGSRMHWGIFVAIICVFIMYFILEKTTTGFELKAVGFNQHASEYSGMSVNKNIVLSMVISGSFAGLAGAMEGLGTFGYAAIKTGFTGIGFDGIAVALLGGNTAIGVVFAAILFGGLKAGALNMPYEAGIPSEIVDIVIALIIFFVASSYFIRYIIGRITKKGVK, encoded by the coding sequence ATGTCTAACAAACTAAAAATGATAAGCATCCCAGTGCTTTCGGTCGTTTTAGGATTTATAGCTGGCGCAATAATTATGTTGGTAAGCGGTTACGATCCTGTAGCAGGTTACTCGGCTATGGTAACAGGGATCGTCGGTGACTCGTTTAATCTAGGAGAATCAGTCAGACAGATTATCCCTTATATTCTTGCAGGTCTTGCTGTCGCATTTGCTTTTAGAACCGGTCTTTTCAACATAGGTGTTGAGGGACAGCTAATTGTAGGGTGGCTGGCATCTGTATGGGTTGGAATCACATTTGATCTTCCAGCGATCATTCATTTACCAGTGGCTGTTCTTGCCGGCGGTCTTGCCGGTGCTTTGTGGGCATTCATCCCTGGGATCTTAAAAGCAAAATTCCGAGTACATGAAGTTATCGTTTCGATTATGCTCAATTATACCGCCCTTCATGTTACGAACTATATCATTAATAATGTTTTGACAGATAAAATGGATAAAACGGGTGTAATAAAAGACACGGCTAGTCTCCGTTCCCCTTTCTTTGAAAGTCTTACAGAAGGATCACGGATGCACTGGGGTATTTTCGTAGCGATTATTTGTGTCTTTATCATGTATTTTATTCTTGAAAAAACAACCACAGGTTTTGAATTAAAGGCAGTAGGATTTAACCAGCATGCTTCTGAATACTCAGGTATGAGTGTGAATAAGAATATTGTTCTTTCAATGGTTATTTCCGGTTCATTTGCAGGTCTTGCCGGTGCAATGGAAGGCCTTGGAACCTTCGGATATGCAGCGATTAAAACCGGGTTTACCGGTATCGGTTTTGACGGTATTGCCGTAGCTTTGCTGGGTGGAAATACAGCCATTGGTGTTGTATTTGCTGCCATCCTTTTTGGAGGCCTAAAGGCAGGAGCTTTAAATATGCCATATGAAGCTGGAATTCCGAGTGAAATCGTTGATATTGTCATTGCCTTAATTATTTTCTTTGTAGCTTCTAGCTACTTTATCCGTTACATCATTGGCCGCATTACTAAAAAGGGGGTGAAATAA
- a CDS encoding YlzJ-like family protein, protein MTIYTIVPEEQIFAEAAPSLSQVFEVQYQGVPLQVHYQGGRSFRVDRVLSTDPADYLNQSVQPGVFLPVIQFEN, encoded by the coding sequence GTGACCATTTATACGATTGTACCTGAGGAACAAATCTTTGCTGAAGCAGCACCTTCGTTATCACAGGTATTTGAAGTTCAATATCAAGGTGTTCCTCTTCAGGTGCACTATCAAGGAGGGCGTTCGTTTAGAGTGGATCGCGTTTTAAGTACAGATCCAGCCGATTACCTGAATCAGTCTGTACAACCAGGCGTTTTTCTTCCGGTTATTCAGTTTGAAAACTAG
- a CDS encoding ABC transporter permease — MIALAAPLIFTALGGVFSERSGVINIGLEGLMVIGAFTGIVSNLVLADSLGAWTPWVSVLIAMVVAALFSILHAVAAITFRADQTVSGVAINLLAVGLTVFLVKKIYGKGQTDIITEPFPRVDIPILSDIPYIGTIFFSNGYYISYIAILLAFVVWYIIYKTPFGLRIRAVGEHPMAADTMGISVTKIRYAGVIISGALAGIGGAIYAISFSNDFSHATINGQGFMAIAAMIFGKWHPLGAMGAALFFGLAQSLSVVGASLPFFKDIPAVYLLIAPYVLTIIALAGFIGRADAPKASGLPYIKGKR; from the coding sequence ATGATCGCGCTGGCAGCGCCACTTATTTTCACTGCGCTTGGCGGTGTATTTTCTGAACGAAGCGGTGTCATAAATATTGGTTTAGAAGGATTAATGGTTATTGGGGCATTTACGGGTATTGTTTCTAACCTGGTTTTGGCCGATTCTCTGGGAGCATGGACCCCTTGGGTTTCAGTGTTGATCGCAATGGTTGTGGCCGCACTCTTCTCCATCTTACATGCCGTGGCAGCCATTACATTTAGGGCAGACCAAACAGTCAGCGGGGTGGCAATTAACCTTCTGGCTGTCGGATTAACGGTCTTTCTTGTGAAGAAAATTTACGGCAAGGGTCAAACGGATATTATAACAGAACCGTTTCCAAGAGTAGATATTCCAATTCTTAGTGATATTCCGTATATTGGTACTATATTCTTCTCAAATGGTTACTATATTTCTTATATTGCTATCCTTTTAGCTTTTGTAGTTTGGTATATTATCTATAAAACACCATTTGGTTTGAGGATTCGTGCCGTGGGAGAGCATCCGATGGCTGCTGATACAATGGGGATCAGTGTTACTAAAATCCGGTATGCTGGGGTTATTATATCTGGAGCCCTTGCAGGTATCGGTGGTGCCATATATGCGATCTCATTCTCTAATGATTTCAGTCATGCGACAATTAATGGTCAAGGGTTTATGGCTATTGCCGCAATGATCTTCGGTAAATGGCATCCACTGGGTGCTATGGGTGCTGCTTTATTCTTCGGACTTGCGCAGAGTTTAAGTGTTGTTGGTGCGAGCCTTCCGTTCTTTAAAGATATTCCAGCTGTGTACTTGTTAATTGCTCCTTATGTATTAACAATTATTGCCTTAGCAGGATTTATCGGACGAGCAGATGCTCCGAAAGCATCCGGTTTGCCTTATATTAAAGGGAAAAGATAA
- the yfmF gene encoding EF-P 5-aminopentanol modification-associated protein YfmF, with protein sequence MAIATDNVKSMQGYTLHTIQTTQYKTNTLVLKMKAPLSEKSVTQRSLLPYVLQASTKNYPTTPQLRSYLDELYGASFYVDVGKKGEYDVISFTMEIANEKFLSDPAPLLEKGFALLADILLKPNSTDTAFDELSFTNEKRSLKQRIQSLFDDKMRFASTRLIEEMCQGEPYSLETLGNNKDLEAITAESLYSYYKQAIAEDEIDLYVIGDVEQTQVEQFADRYLQLEPRQPVQMRSIQKDVVEAKEVLEKDDVKQGKLNIGYRTQIVYGDPDYYALQVFNGIFGGFSHSKLFINVREKASLAYYAASRLESHKGLLIVMSGIETANYRQAVQIISEQMKAMKNGEFSEQELEQTKAVIRNQILETIDSPRGLVEILYHNVIAKIDIPLEKWLQATEKITKSEIVEAGKKIELDTVYFLTGTEVPQ encoded by the coding sequence ATGGCAATAGCTACAGATAACGTAAAAAGTATGCAGGGATATACACTGCATACAATACAAACGACCCAATATAAGACGAATACCTTAGTACTTAAAATGAAGGCTCCCTTATCGGAAAAAAGTGTCACGCAGCGTTCTTTGCTTCCATATGTATTGCAAGCGAGTACGAAGAACTATCCAACCACCCCTCAACTTCGCTCCTACCTTGATGAATTATATGGTGCCAGCTTTTATGTGGATGTAGGTAAAAAAGGAGAATACGATGTTATCAGCTTTACAATGGAAATTGCGAATGAAAAATTCCTTAGTGATCCTGCACCTTTACTCGAAAAAGGATTTGCGCTGCTTGCTGATATTCTCTTAAAGCCTAACAGTACGGATACTGCATTTGATGAACTATCCTTTACGAATGAAAAACGTTCACTTAAGCAAAGAATTCAATCACTTTTCGATGATAAAATGCGTTTCGCATCGACTAGACTCATTGAAGAAATGTGTCAAGGGGAACCTTATAGCCTAGAGACGCTGGGGAATAACAAAGACCTTGAGGCAATTACTGCAGAATCGCTGTACAGTTACTACAAACAAGCGATTGCAGAAGACGAAATCGATTTGTATGTAATCGGCGATGTGGAACAAACACAGGTAGAGCAGTTTGCAGACCGCTACCTTCAGCTGGAGCCGCGTCAGCCTGTGCAGATGCGTTCGATTCAAAAAGACGTGGTAGAGGCAAAAGAGGTATTGGAGAAAGATGATGTTAAACAAGGGAAGTTAAACATCGGATATCGGACGCAAATCGTTTATGGTGATCCAGATTATTACGCCCTTCAAGTATTCAACGGTATCTTTGGCGGTTTTTCCCATTCTAAGCTCTTTATTAATGTTCGTGAAAAAGCAAGTCTTGCGTATTATGCTGCTTCTAGGCTGGAAAGTCATAAGGGATTATTGATTGTGATGAGCGGGATAGAAACGGCCAATTACCGTCAAGCTGTTCAAATTATCTCAGAACAGATGAAAGCCATGAAAAACGGTGAATTTTCAGAGCAAGAGCTAGAACAAACAAAGGCTGTTATCCGAAATCAGATTCTTGAAACGATAGATTCTCCGCGCGGACTTGTGGAAATTCTTTATCACAATGTCATTGCAAAAATTGATATTCCATTAGAAAAATGGCTGCAAGCTACCGAGAAGATAACAAAGTCGGAAATAGTTGAAGCAGGGAAGAAAATCGAGTTGGATACGGTATATTTCTTAACTGGGACGGAGGTACCGCAGTAA
- a CDS encoding ClpP family protease, which translates to MVEQTPSPDEGRQEVKNSTLIEKIQQLGQTNVPQLSKDSKVHCLTIIGQIEGHMQLPPQNKTTKYEHVIPQIVAIEQNPSIEGLLVILNTVGGDVEAGLAIAEMLASLSKPTVSIVLGGGHSIGVPIAVSCDYSFIAETATMTIHPIRLTGMVIGVPQTFEYLDKMQERVIKFVTRHSAIEEETFKELMFAKGNLTRDIGTNIIGQEAVDNKLMHAVGGVGQAMRKLDELMNKKNELTNGGLIQ; encoded by the coding sequence ATAGTGGAGCAAACACCAAGCCCAGATGAAGGGCGTCAAGAAGTAAAAAATTCAACGTTAATTGAAAAAATTCAACAGCTGGGTCAAACCAATGTCCCGCAATTGTCTAAAGACTCAAAAGTTCATTGCTTAACGATCATCGGGCAAATTGAAGGTCATATGCAGCTGCCGCCGCAAAATAAAACAACTAAGTATGAACATGTTATCCCTCAAATCGTAGCGATTGAACAAAATCCTTCGATTGAAGGCTTATTAGTTATTTTGAATACGGTGGGGGGAGATGTCGAAGCAGGATTGGCAATTGCAGAAATGCTCGCATCACTTTCTAAACCGACCGTTTCTATCGTTTTAGGAGGAGGTCATTCAATAGGCGTGCCTATTGCGGTCTCTTGTGATTATTCATTTATTGCGGAAACAGCTACAATGACCATTCATCCAATCCGGTTGACAGGAATGGTTATCGGCGTCCCGCAAACGTTTGAATATTTAGATAAAATGCAAGAACGAGTGATTAAATTTGTAACAAGACATTCAGCTATAGAGGAAGAAACATTTAAGGAATTAATGTTTGCCAAAGGTAATTTAACGCGAGATATTGGAACAAACATTATCGGTCAAGAAGCAGTTGACAATAAATTAATGCATGCGGTTGGCGGTGTTGGTCAAGCTATGCGAAAACTTGATGAATTGATGAATAAAAAAAATGAACTGACGAATGGAGGACTCATACAGTGA